A single window of Kitasatospora sp. HUAS MG31 DNA harbors:
- a CDS encoding pyridoxal phosphate-dependent decarboxylase family protein, translating to MFAAPDRMHQPDNQLVDLVFDYMRERLQYNPVPLDHPGDGEKLRGHLAGLLNEHGNDPADVLKLYDHELSRAVISADSPRYLSFIPCAPTKAALLFDMVVSCASLQGISWLEAAGAIAAENQVLRLIADRAGLPESAGGTFVSGGSAGNLSALVVARDTARRRLGVGPETRLRIAVADQVHSSVKNTFNIIGVEAFKVPTVDRRFTGEALRAALAADPNPETVIAVVGTAGTTNEGIVDDLAGLSEVTRERGLWFHVDGAYGGAGLFAPSVRERYNGIEHADSFVVDPHKWLFAPFDCAALIYRNPQLARAVHTQDASYLDVLHTEGDEWNPTDYAYHLTRRARGLPLWFSLAVHGTQAYTDAIETGLKLAQDTAEVIRGTEHLELLHDPQLSAVCFRRKGWTNDDYYRWSQQLLADQIGFVTPTGWDGETVARFAFLHPGTTMAMVHEILATMA from the coding sequence GTGTTCGCAGCCCCCGACCGCATGCACCAGCCCGACAACCAGCTGGTCGACCTCGTCTTCGACTACATGCGGGAGCGGCTGCAGTACAACCCCGTCCCGCTGGACCACCCCGGCGACGGCGAGAAGCTCCGCGGCCACCTGGCCGGCCTCCTCAACGAGCACGGCAACGACCCGGCCGACGTCCTCAAGCTCTACGACCACGAGCTCTCCCGCGCCGTCATCTCCGCCGACAGCCCGCGCTACCTCTCCTTCATCCCCTGCGCCCCCACCAAGGCCGCCCTGCTCTTCGACATGGTGGTCTCCTGCGCCTCCCTGCAGGGCATCTCCTGGCTGGAGGCCGCCGGCGCCATCGCCGCCGAGAACCAGGTGCTGCGCCTGATAGCGGACCGCGCCGGCCTGCCCGAGTCCGCCGGCGGCACCTTCGTCAGCGGCGGCTCCGCCGGCAACCTCTCCGCTCTCGTGGTCGCCCGCGACACCGCCCGCCGCAGGCTCGGCGTCGGCCCGGAGACCCGGCTGCGGATCGCCGTCGCCGACCAGGTCCACTCCTCGGTCAAGAACACCTTCAACATCATCGGCGTCGAGGCCTTCAAGGTCCCCACCGTCGACCGCCGCTTCACCGGCGAGGCCCTGCGCGCCGCCCTGGCCGCCGACCCCAACCCGGAGACCGTGATCGCGGTCGTCGGCACCGCCGGCACCACCAACGAGGGCATCGTCGACGACCTGGCCGGCCTGTCCGAGGTCACCCGCGAGCGCGGCCTGTGGTTCCACGTCGACGGCGCCTACGGCGGCGCCGGCCTGTTCGCCCCCTCGGTCCGCGAGCGCTACAACGGCATCGAGCACGCCGACTCCTTCGTCGTCGACCCGCACAAGTGGCTCTTCGCCCCGTTCGACTGCGCCGCCCTGATCTACCGCAACCCCCAGCTCGCCCGCGCCGTGCACACCCAGGACGCCTCCTACCTGGACGTCCTGCACACCGAGGGCGACGAGTGGAACCCCACCGATTACGCCTACCACCTGACCCGCCGGGCCCGCGGCCTGCCGCTGTGGTTCTCGCTGGCCGTGCACGGCACCCAGGCGTACACCGACGCCATCGAGACCGGCCTCAAGCTGGCGCAGGACACCGCCGAGGTGATCCGCGGCACCGAGCACCTGGAGCTGCTGCACGACCCGCAGCTCTCCGCGGTCTGCTTCCGCCGCAAGGGCTGGACCAACGACGACTACTACCGCTGGTCCCAGCAGCTGCTGGCCGACCAGATCGGCTTCGTCACCCCCACCGGCTGGGACGGCGAGACCGTCGCCCGCTTCGCCTTCCTCCACCCCGGCACCACCATGGCCATGGTCCACGAGATCCTCGCCACCATGGCCTGA
- a CDS encoding Lrp/AsnC family transcriptional regulator, whose translation MTTHRPSELGGAALDETDRLLLEHLSRDGRASYAEIGLLANLSATAVRRRIDRLRARGVVRGFTVVLDPALLGWRTEAFVEVYCRARTSPEELMASLRQFPEVVAAWTVTGDADALVHLRAADTRHLEGVIERIRKEPGVQRSRSSVVLSQLIG comes from the coding sequence ATGACCACGCACCGGCCTTCGGAACTCGGCGGGGCGGCCCTGGACGAGACGGACCGCCTGCTCCTGGAACACCTCAGCCGGGACGGCCGCGCCTCGTACGCCGAGATCGGCCTGCTCGCCAACCTCTCCGCCACCGCGGTCCGCCGCCGGATCGACCGGCTGCGGGCCCGCGGCGTGGTGCGCGGCTTCACCGTCGTCCTCGACCCCGCCCTGCTCGGCTGGCGCACCGAGGCCTTCGTCGAGGTCTACTGCCGGGCCCGCACCTCCCCGGAGGAGCTGATGGCCAGCCTCCGCCAGTTCCCGGAGGTGGTCGCCGCCTGGACGGTCACCGGCGACGCCGACGCCCTGGTCCACCTCCGTGCCGCCGACACCCGGCACCTGGAGGGCGTCATCGAACGCATCCGCAAGGAACCCGGCGTCCAGCGCAGCCGCAGCTCCGTGGTGCTCTCCCAGCTGATCGGCTGA
- a CDS encoding NADP-dependent oxidoreductase, whose translation MKAIAIRRYGGPEVVEFTELPDPKVGPDSVLVRVRAAGVNPVDWKIREGYLDGILDAHFPLVMGFDLAGVVQAVGGAVTEFQPGDEVIGYVRKDWVEHGTYAELVAAPVRTLARKPAALDWAQAGGLPLAGLTAYQALVGALAVREGETVLIHAAAGGVGSLAVQIAGTLGARVIGTAGPRNHDYLRRLGAEPVPHGEGLLEAVRAVAPQGVDAALDLVGGGMVELSAQLVADPARIASVADYGVAARGGHYVWTRPDPVDLAAVAALADRGLLTVPVASTFPLSQAASAQALNAEGRTRGKIVLLVD comes from the coding sequence ATGAAGGCAATCGCGATCAGACGGTACGGCGGCCCCGAGGTCGTCGAGTTCACCGAGCTCCCCGACCCGAAGGTCGGCCCGGACTCGGTCCTGGTGCGGGTCCGGGCGGCCGGGGTGAACCCGGTGGACTGGAAGATCCGTGAAGGGTACCTGGACGGCATCCTGGACGCCCACTTCCCGCTGGTCATGGGCTTCGACCTGGCCGGCGTGGTGCAGGCGGTGGGCGGCGCCGTCACCGAGTTCCAGCCCGGCGACGAGGTCATCGGGTACGTCCGCAAGGACTGGGTGGAGCACGGCACCTACGCCGAGCTGGTCGCCGCCCCCGTCCGCACCCTGGCCCGCAAACCCGCCGCGCTGGACTGGGCGCAGGCCGGCGGGCTGCCGCTGGCCGGACTCACCGCCTACCAGGCCCTGGTCGGGGCCCTCGCCGTCCGGGAGGGCGAGACCGTCCTGATCCACGCGGCCGCCGGCGGCGTCGGCAGCCTCGCCGTCCAGATCGCCGGCACCCTCGGCGCCCGGGTGATCGGCACCGCGGGACCGCGCAACCACGACTACCTGCGCCGCCTCGGCGCCGAACCGGTCCCGCACGGCGAGGGCCTGCTGGAGGCCGTCCGGGCCGTCGCCCCTCAGGGCGTGGACGCCGCCCTCGACCTGGTCGGCGGCGGCATGGTCGAACTCTCCGCCCAGCTGGTCGCCGACCCCGCCCGGATCGCCTCCGTCGCCGACTACGGCGTCGCCGCCCGCGGCGGCCACTACGTGTGGACCCGCCCCGACCCCGTGGACCTGGCCGCCGTCGCCGCCCTCGCCGACCGGGGCCTGCTCACCGTCCCGGTCGCCTCCACCTTCCCGCTCTCCCAGGCGGCCTCCGCCCAGGCCCTCAACGCCGAGGGCCGCACCCGCGGCAAGATCGTGCTGCTGGTGGACTGA
- the nadA gene encoding quinolinate synthase NadA: MTTTTETYGVDPTPTPLALLLLGREADPNSERGVECPGDLPAASDPDLVARARAAKAKLGDRVFILGHHYQRDEVIEFADVTGDSFKLARDAAARPEAEYIVFCGVHFMAESADILTSSAQQVVLPDLAAGCSMADMATAEQVAECWDVLRDAGIADTTVPVSYMNSSADIKAFTGKHGGTICTSSNAKRALEWAFEQGEKVLFLPDQHLGRNTAVLEMGFSLDDCVLYNPHKPNGGLTVEQLRNARMILWRGHCSVHGRFNLRSVEEVRERIPGVTVLVHPECQHEVVTAADMVGSTEYIIKALDAAEPGSKWAIGTELNLVRRLAKAHPDKEVVFLDRTVCFCSTMNRIDLPHLVWALESLAEGRVPNVITVDPETEKYAKAALDRMLALP; encoded by the coding sequence GTGACCACCACCACCGAGACCTACGGCGTCGACCCCACCCCGACGCCCCTCGCTCTGCTGCTGCTCGGCCGGGAGGCCGACCCCAACAGCGAGCGCGGCGTCGAGTGCCCCGGCGACCTGCCCGCCGCCTCCGACCCGGACCTGGTCGCGCGCGCCCGCGCCGCCAAGGCCAAGCTCGGCGACCGGGTGTTCATCCTGGGCCACCACTACCAGCGCGACGAGGTCATCGAGTTCGCCGACGTCACCGGCGACTCCTTCAAGCTGGCCCGCGACGCGGCCGCCCGCCCGGAGGCCGAGTACATCGTCTTCTGCGGCGTGCACTTCATGGCCGAGTCCGCGGACATCCTGACCAGCAGCGCCCAGCAGGTCGTCCTCCCCGACCTCGCCGCCGGCTGCTCGATGGCCGACATGGCCACCGCCGAGCAGGTCGCCGAGTGCTGGGACGTGCTGCGCGACGCCGGCATAGCGGACACGACCGTGCCGGTCTCGTACATGAACTCCTCCGCCGACATCAAGGCCTTCACCGGCAAGCACGGCGGCACCATCTGCACCTCCTCCAACGCCAAGCGCGCGCTGGAGTGGGCCTTCGAGCAGGGCGAGAAGGTGCTCTTCCTGCCGGACCAGCACCTCGGCCGGAACACCGCCGTCCTGGAGATGGGCTTCTCCCTGGACGACTGCGTGCTCTACAACCCGCACAAGCCGAACGGCGGCCTGACCGTCGAGCAGCTGCGGAACGCCCGGATGATCCTCTGGCGCGGCCACTGCTCGGTGCACGGCCGGTTCAACCTGCGGTCGGTCGAGGAGGTCCGCGAGCGGATCCCCGGCGTGACCGTCCTGGTGCACCCGGAGTGCCAGCACGAGGTGGTCACCGCCGCCGACATGGTGGGCTCGACCGAATACATCATCAAGGCGCTGGACGCCGCCGAGCCCGGCTCCAAGTGGGCCATCGGCACCGAGCTCAACCTGGTCCGCCGCCTGGCCAAGGCGCACCCGGACAAGGAGGTCGTCTTCCTCGACCGCACGGTCTGCTTCTGCTCCACCATGAACCGGATCGACCTGCCGCACCTGGTCTGGGCGCTGGAGTCGCTGGCCGAGGGCCGGGTGCCGAACGTGATCACCGTCGACCCGGAGACCGAGAAGTACGCCAAGGCCGCGCTGGACCGGATGCTGGCCCTGCCGTAG
- the pspAA gene encoding PspA-associated protein PspAA: MIMRVMGEGQFQVAESHLNRLNELDDDLLKAVEAGDGESFRAALGSLLAAVKEFGSPLPADALEPSDLILPDAEATIDEVREMLRSEGDGLIPGLPE, translated from the coding sequence ATGATCATGAGGGTCATGGGGGAGGGCCAGTTCCAGGTGGCCGAGAGCCACCTGAACCGGCTCAACGAGCTGGACGACGACCTGCTCAAGGCCGTCGAGGCGGGCGACGGCGAGAGCTTCCGCGCCGCCCTCGGCAGCCTGCTGGCCGCGGTGAAGGAGTTCGGCTCCCCGCTGCCGGCCGACGCCCTGGAGCCGTCCGACCTGATCCTCCCGGACGCGGAGGCGACGATCGACGAGGTCCGCGAGATGCTCCGCAGCGAAGGGGACGGGCTGATCCCCGGCCTGCCGGAGTAG
- a CDS encoding PspA/IM30 family protein — MSDGIMKRMGLIFRSKANKALDRAEDPRETLDYSYQKQLELLQKVRRGVADVATSRKRLELQLTQLQQQSAKYEDQGRKALSLGREDLAREALTRKSNLQSQITDLETQYQQLQAEEEKLTLASQRLQAKVDAFRTKKETIKATYTAAQAQTRIAESFSGISEEMGDVGLAIQRAEDKTAQMQARAGAIDELLASGALDDASGLGRKDDIEAELERVAGGSDVELELARMKAELTGGSPASAPQAIEQGQQDSSKINYNK; from the coding sequence ATGAGCGACGGAATCATGAAGCGTATGGGGCTGATCTTCCGGTCCAAGGCGAACAAGGCCCTGGACCGCGCCGAGGATCCGCGTGAGACGCTCGACTACTCCTACCAGAAGCAGCTGGAACTGCTGCAGAAGGTGCGCAGGGGCGTCGCCGACGTGGCCACCTCGCGCAAGCGCCTTGAGCTCCAGCTGACGCAGCTCCAGCAGCAGTCCGCGAAGTACGAGGACCAGGGCCGCAAGGCGCTCTCGCTGGGCCGTGAGGACCTCGCCCGCGAGGCGCTGACCCGGAAGTCCAACCTGCAGTCCCAGATCACCGACCTGGAGACGCAGTACCAGCAGCTCCAGGCCGAGGAGGAGAAGCTCACGCTCGCCTCCCAGCGTCTGCAGGCCAAGGTGGACGCGTTCCGCACCAAGAAGGAGACCATCAAGGCGACGTACACCGCCGCCCAGGCCCAGACCCGGATCGCCGAGTCCTTCTCCGGCATCTCGGAGGAGATGGGCGACGTGGGCCTGGCCATCCAGCGGGCCGAGGACAAGACGGCGCAGATGCAGGCCCGGGCCGGCGCGATCGACGAGCTGCTCGCCTCGGGCGCGCTGGACGACGCCAGCGGTCTCGGCCGCAAGGACGACATCGAGGCCGAGCTGGAGCGGGTGGCGGGCGGCAGCGACGTCGAGCTGGAGCTGGCCCGGATGAAGGCCGAGCTCACCGGTGGCTCCCCGGCCTCCGCGCCGCAGGCCATCGAGCAGGGCCAGCAGGACTCTTCGAAGATCAACTACAACAAGTGA
- a CDS encoding DUF3043 domain-containing protein — translation MFRRRSDESSSSAAVLTKEDDKTTRHPQAPKGRPTPKRSEAEANRKTRVTVPKDRKEANRQARERMRSEREKQRTALLEGDERYLPGRDKGPVRRFVRDYIDSRWSAAEFFLPYAVVVLVLSIVKVPVLQLASTLLFLLFFVVVIADFVRLGLGLRKELATRFPGTNTRGSVPYGLMRTLQMRRLRLPKPQVKRGERP, via the coding sequence GTGTTCCGACGCCGCTCTGATGAATCCTCCTCCTCGGCCGCCGTGCTGACCAAGGAGGACGACAAGACCACCCGCCACCCGCAGGCCCCGAAGGGCCGGCCCACGCCCAAGCGCAGTGAGGCCGAGGCCAACCGGAAGACCCGGGTGACCGTCCCCAAGGACCGCAAGGAGGCCAACCGCCAGGCCCGCGAGCGGATGCGCAGCGAGCGCGAGAAGCAGCGCACCGCCCTGCTGGAGGGCGACGAGCGCTACCTCCCCGGCCGCGACAAGGGCCCGGTGCGGCGCTTCGTCCGCGACTACATCGACTCGCGCTGGTCGGCCGCGGAGTTCTTCCTCCCGTACGCGGTGGTCGTGCTGGTGCTGAGCATCGTCAAGGTGCCGGTGCTGCAGCTCGCCTCCACCCTGCTGTTCCTGCTGTTCTTCGTCGTGGTGATCGCCGACTTCGTGCGCCTGGGCCTCGGCCTGCGCAAGGAGCTGGCCACCCGCTTCCCCGGCACCAACACCCGCGGCTCGGTGCCGTACGGCCTGATGCGCACCCTCCAGATGCGCCGGCTGCGCCTGCCCAAGCCGCAGGTCAAGCGGGGCGAGCGGCCCTGA
- a CDS encoding methyltransferase domain-containing protein: MDRQGGLHNVVRQELVARQLADQLAGRTGLRVLDVGCGQATQALRLARAGHLVTGLDPDPVTLGAAQAALAAEPAEVRDRVRLLSGDGNQCGRWFGPRSFDVVLCHGVLMYLADPDPLLASLARILAPDGLLSLLVRNADALAMRAGLAGDWRGALTAFDSTRYTNRLGLPARADRLADLEVTLGELAVPVRQWYGVRVFTDGMPDAAAPVDGRQLAQLLDAEERAGHEEPYRRVAALLHVVGAK; this comes from the coding sequence CTGGACCGCCAGGGCGGACTGCACAACGTCGTCCGCCAGGAACTCGTCGCCCGGCAGCTGGCCGACCAGCTGGCCGGGCGGACCGGTCTCCGGGTCCTGGACGTCGGCTGCGGCCAGGCCACCCAGGCCCTGCGGCTCGCCCGGGCCGGCCACCTGGTCACCGGCCTCGACCCTGATCCGGTCACCCTCGGCGCCGCCCAGGCGGCGCTGGCCGCCGAACCGGCGGAGGTCCGCGACCGGGTCCGGCTGCTCAGCGGCGACGGCAACCAGTGCGGGCGATGGTTCGGACCGCGCAGCTTCGACGTGGTGCTCTGCCACGGCGTCCTGATGTACCTCGCCGACCCCGATCCGCTGCTGGCCTCACTGGCCCGGATCCTCGCGCCCGACGGCCTGCTGTCGCTGCTGGTGCGCAACGCCGACGCGCTCGCCATGCGGGCCGGGCTGGCCGGCGACTGGCGCGGCGCGCTCACCGCCTTCGACTCCACCCGCTACACCAACCGCCTCGGCCTCCCCGCCCGGGCCGACCGGCTCGCCGACCTCGAGGTGACCCTCGGGGAGCTGGCGGTGCCGGTGCGGCAGTGGTACGGGGTGCGGGTGTTCACCGACGGGATGCCGGACGCCGCGGCACCGGTGGACGGGCGCCAGCTGGCGCAGCTGCTGGACGCGGAGGAGCGGGCCGGGCACGAGGAGCCGTACCGGCGGGTGGCGGCGCTGCTGCACGTCGTCGGGGCGAAGTAG
- a CDS encoding nicotinate-nucleotide--dimethylbenzimidazole phosphoribosyltransferase, translating to MDTTVDLDMYSSLVERPDEAARRSAEERWQGLAKPRGGLGQLEELGAWLASVQGTSPTRPVSAAKVLLFAGDHGVASLGVSRLEAKGGTAERVRAVLDGTAPVAVLAHRFGADVRVVDVAVDCDGTEFPEEVVRHRVRRGSGRIDVEDAVTLAEAERAFRAGAAIADEEADAGTDLVVLGDLGVGSTTVASVLVGALCGTDAAAVTGRGSGIDDRTWMVKCATVRDALRRARPVLGDQLALLATVGGADFAAITGFLLQSAARRLPVVLDGVVAAACALVAQRVAFRAPEWWRAGSATGEPAQVKAYDRLTLTPLQDLGVSMGEGVGAVLALPLLQAASDTLAEPSAVPTAAKREPRPPAKLPSAAELLDRY from the coding sequence ATGGACACCACCGTGGATCTCGACATGTACTCGTCGCTCGTGGAGCGGCCGGACGAGGCCGCCCGCCGCAGTGCCGAGGAGCGCTGGCAGGGCCTGGCCAAGCCGCGCGGCGGCCTGGGGCAGTTGGAGGAGCTCGGGGCGTGGCTGGCCTCGGTACAGGGCACCTCGCCGACCAGGCCCGTCTCCGCGGCGAAGGTGCTGCTGTTCGCCGGCGACCACGGGGTCGCCTCGCTCGGCGTCTCCCGGCTGGAGGCCAAGGGCGGGACGGCCGAGCGGGTGCGCGCGGTGCTGGACGGCACGGCCCCGGTGGCGGTGCTGGCCCACCGCTTCGGTGCGGACGTGCGGGTGGTGGACGTCGCGGTGGACTGCGACGGAACGGAGTTCCCCGAGGAGGTCGTCCGCCACCGGGTGCGCCGCGGGTCCGGGCGGATCGACGTGGAGGACGCGGTCACCCTGGCCGAGGCGGAGCGGGCGTTCCGCGCCGGTGCCGCGATCGCCGACGAGGAGGCGGACGCCGGGACCGACCTGGTGGTCCTGGGCGACCTCGGGGTCGGCTCGACCACCGTGGCGTCGGTGCTGGTCGGCGCGCTGTGCGGGACGGACGCGGCGGCGGTCACCGGCCGCGGGTCCGGGATCGACGACCGGACGTGGATGGTGAAGTGCGCGACCGTACGGGACGCGCTGCGCCGGGCCCGTCCGGTGCTGGGCGACCAGCTGGCGCTGCTGGCGACGGTCGGCGGCGCGGACTTCGCGGCGATCACCGGGTTCCTGCTGCAGTCCGCGGCACGACGGCTGCCGGTGGTGCTCGACGGCGTGGTCGCGGCGGCGTGCGCGCTGGTCGCGCAGCGGGTGGCGTTCCGGGCGCCGGAGTGGTGGCGGGCCGGATCGGCCACCGGGGAGCCGGCGCAGGTGAAGGCGTACGACCGGCTGACCCTGACGCCGCTGCAGGACCTCGGCGTGAGCATGGGCGAGGGCGTCGGCGCGGTCCTGGCGCTGCCGCTGCTGCAGGCGGCCTCGGACACCCTCGCGGAGCCGTCCGCGGTGCCCACCGCCGCGAAGCGGGAGCCGCGGCCGCCGGCGAAGCTGCCGAGCGCCGCCGAACTGCTCGACCGCTACTAG
- a CDS encoding adenosylcobinamide-GDP ribazoletransferase, whose protein sequence is MTGDPSAGEPWGTQGARGAHGLRFAFGTLSVLRVRVDRWDRATGGRAMLWAPLVGAVLGTAAAGTGALVAWRAGGLLGAVAAVSVLAGLTRGLHLDGLADVADGLGSGKPAEDALRIMKQSDIGPFGVLTLVLVLLAQVAALAGAFAQSPGRGALAVLTGAVTGRCALAWGCLRSVPPARPGGLGAMVASTVAPGAAVGVSAGAAVLLAALAAGAGYGWGALGYPVALVVGVLCGWGVLRRCVGRLGGVTGDVLGAMAEAAGTGAVVGLALVLG, encoded by the coding sequence ATGACGGGAGACCCGTCGGCCGGGGAGCCGTGGGGCACGCAGGGTGCTCGGGGTGCGCACGGGCTGCGGTTCGCGTTCGGGACGCTGTCGGTGCTGCGGGTGCGGGTCGACCGGTGGGACCGGGCGACCGGCGGCCGGGCGATGCTGTGGGCGCCGCTGGTCGGCGCCGTCCTCGGGACGGCGGCCGCCGGGACCGGAGCGCTGGTGGCATGGCGGGCCGGCGGGCTGCTCGGGGCGGTCGCGGCGGTGTCCGTCCTCGCCGGGCTGACCCGCGGGCTGCACCTGGACGGGCTGGCCGACGTGGCCGACGGCCTGGGCAGCGGGAAGCCGGCCGAGGACGCGCTGCGGATCATGAAGCAGTCGGACATCGGGCCGTTCGGGGTGCTGACGCTCGTTCTGGTGCTGCTGGCTCAGGTCGCGGCGCTGGCCGGGGCGTTCGCGCAGTCGCCCGGGCGCGGGGCGCTGGCCGTGCTGACCGGCGCGGTGACGGGACGGTGCGCGCTGGCGTGGGGCTGCCTGCGGTCGGTGCCGCCGGCCCGGCCGGGCGGCCTCGGGGCGATGGTGGCGAGCACGGTGGCGCCCGGTGCGGCGGTGGGGGTGTCGGCGGGGGCCGCGGTGCTGCTGGCGGCGCTTGCGGCGGGGGCCGGGTACGGGTGGGGGGCGCTCGGGTATCCGGTGGCGCTGGTGGTGGGGGTGCTGTGTGGGTGGGGGGTGCTGCGGCGGTGCGTGGGGCGGCTCGGCGGGGTGACCGGGGACGTGCTGGGGGCGATGGCGGAGGCGGCGGGGACGGGGGCTGTGGTGGGGTTGGCGTTGGTACTGGGCTGA
- a CDS encoding leucyl aminopeptidase: MTALSVSTSSAASLRADALVIGVAKGPKGLVVAPGAETVAEAFDGKLAEVLATLGATGAEGEAVKVPAAAGLKAPLVLAVGLGEAEDGFSAETLRRAAGVAARTLAGSKKAALLLPAESAEEVEAVALGGLLGSYSFGAYKNGEAKAPVGELTVLAARKGSKDAKAAVERAAAIGEEMNRARDLVNTAPNDLNPKSFAALAQAAGKEHGLKVEVLDEKALTKGGFGGLLGVGNGSANPPRLVKVAYTHPKAKASLAFIGKGITYDSGGISLKPAGHNETMKCDMAGAAAVFAAVVAAKRLGLQVNVTAWLALAENMPSGTATRPGDVLRMYGGKTVEVLNTDAEGRLVLADAIVRAGEEKPDVIVDVATLTGAMVLALGNRTFGVMANDDALRTRLHETAGAVGEQSWPMPLPAELRKGMTESTVADLANMGERMGGGLVAGLFLKEFVAEGIDWAHLDIAGPAFNEGGPFGYTPKGGTASAVRTLVRFAEDTAAGV, translated from the coding sequence GTGACTGCACTGTCTGTGAGCACCTCCTCCGCCGCCTCGCTGCGCGCGGATGCCCTGGTGATCGGCGTGGCGAAGGGCCCCAAGGGCCTGGTCGTCGCCCCCGGCGCCGAGACCGTGGCCGAGGCGTTCGACGGCAAGCTGGCCGAGGTCCTCGCGACCCTGGGCGCCACCGGTGCCGAGGGTGAGGCGGTCAAGGTCCCCGCGGCCGCGGGTCTCAAGGCCCCGCTCGTGCTGGCCGTGGGCCTGGGCGAGGCCGAGGACGGCTTCTCCGCCGAGACGCTGCGCCGGGCGGCCGGTGTCGCGGCCCGGACCCTGGCGGGTTCGAAGAAGGCCGCGCTGCTGCTCCCCGCCGAGTCCGCGGAGGAGGTCGAGGCGGTCGCGCTGGGCGGCCTGCTCGGCTCGTACTCCTTCGGCGCGTACAAGAACGGCGAGGCCAAGGCCCCCGTCGGCGAGCTGACCGTGCTGGCCGCCCGCAAGGGCAGCAAGGACGCCAAGGCCGCCGTGGAGCGCGCCGCCGCGATCGGCGAGGAGATGAACCGCGCCCGCGACCTGGTCAACACCGCCCCGAACGACCTCAACCCGAAGTCCTTCGCCGCGCTCGCCCAGGCGGCCGGCAAGGAGCACGGCCTCAAGGTCGAGGTGCTGGACGAGAAGGCGCTGACCAAGGGCGGCTTCGGCGGCCTGCTGGGCGTCGGCAACGGCTCGGCCAACCCGCCGCGGCTGGTGAAGGTGGCCTACACCCACCCGAAGGCCAAGGCCTCGCTCGCCTTCATCGGCAAGGGCATCACCTACGACTCGGGCGGCATCTCGCTGAAGCCGGCCGGTCACAACGAGACCATGAAGTGCGACATGGCCGGCGCCGCTGCCGTGTTCGCCGCCGTGGTCGCGGCCAAGCGCCTGGGCCTGCAGGTCAACGTCACCGCCTGGCTGGCGCTGGCGGAGAACATGCCGTCCGGCACCGCCACCCGCCCGGGCGACGTGCTGCGGATGTACGGCGGCAAGACCGTCGAGGTGCTGAACACCGACGCCGAGGGCCGCCTGGTGCTGGCCGACGCGATCGTCCGGGCCGGCGAGGAGAAGCCGGACGTGATCGTGGACGTCGCCACCCTGACCGGCGCCATGGTGCTGGCCCTGGGCAACCGCACCTTCGGTGTGATGGCCAACGACGACGCGCTGCGCACCCGCCTGCACGAGACCGCCGGCGCGGTCGGCGAGCAGTCCTGGCCGATGCCGCTGCCGGCCGAGCTGCGCAAGGGCATGACCGAGTCGACCGTCGCCGACCTCGCCAACATGGGCGAGCGGATGGGCGGCGGCCTGGTGGCCGGCCTGTTCCTGAAGGAGTTCGTGGCCGAGGGCATCGACTGGGCGCACCTGGACATCGCCGGCCCGGCCTTCAACGAGGGCGGCCCGTTCGGCTACACCCCGAAGGGCGGCACCGCGAGCGCGGTGCGCACCCTGGTCCGCTTCGCCGAGGACACCGCCGCGGGCGTCTGA